The Arctopsyche grandis isolate Sample6627 chromosome 12, ASM5162203v2, whole genome shotgun sequence genome includes the window accggatgcgtgttgttatggtcacttgttggagaacgagcccgaagagatgtataataaatacatagttctgacttaatctgcgtttcacttggaatccttcacatccggatcctatatttgggggctttgtccgggatgcctgaagacatttcgagtgacagccagaagcggtcagacgacgacgcggagttttgacagttgaggttaggacgcgcgcgcgatgacgagaatgcggaagcccgtgacgtcggtgacgtcacgtcagcgaacacgccacacgacgatgatgatatccaagacGATAGCGCCAATGTCAGCGTCAGTTttacgtcggctaactgtcgcggagatgcagaggttcgcggacttagacgaagatgatgacgacgacgatgaagaggaagaagaagacgaagtgccatattttgacagagacaaattcgagacttacgcgccacggtttaaggggattggcggtgtgccaatcagccggtggattgagcacatggaagaatttgcgaagttcttccactggacgcccctggagcaactggtctacgggagaatatattgcgtaggaacagcgagaatgttcctggattcagaagggataattacatcatggactatccttaagcagaaactgatagaagagttccagtgggatgacgaagagctcgtctttgaagaacgagaaatgcttgcACAAGCAGGgcccattgactccgattcaagtggggccggtgaaacaccagacgacgaacccagggtgacggggcccgtgagaaaccgtgaaaaccgagaaagactgagttcacgatgctacaattgtggtggacgtggtcatttagcagccgactgtaggtttaagacgagaggaactcgttgtttcaattgtaacgagtttgggcacatatcagctcaatgtaacagcaccaaaacaaagactgtcttgacaatacaagaagaaataagagaaccagtcagtattccaatacaagaagaaataagagaaccagtcagtattccaacacaagaggacgaggcgaacatggctgatggagatgtaaacatggccgatgtaagtgtgaacagtgatggtttgcacagaaaaagacctttgcagcaacgggcttcacgagagatgtctgctcaaagagaactcattgtttccaatgatgaagaggacgatgcaaacatggctgatggaggtgtgaacctggctgatgtaagtgtgaacagtgatggtttgcacagaaaaagacctttgcagcaacgggcttcacgagagatgtctgctcaaagagaactcattgtttccaatgatgaagaggacgatgcgaacatggctgatggaggtgtgaacctggctgatggaagtatggacggtgatggattgcaaagaagaagactttgggactacggagacataccgttttcaaatacagatgaaccacccgatgatcaatttggaaaaggatctaaggattatagtcatttgaagaattctgaagatgagaataaagaaaaggaaaaacataaagacaaagagaaagatatggctaaatcacaagaaggattaagggacccagtcaaaatttcaacaccaaaagacactgtattcactttcaagctcagtcgtagtcggattgatgttaattcaatggaaaagaaaatagaaccatggattgagaaaagacttactggatgtatcagtgagctagaaccaatatgtgttgacttcatttatggtaaattactagcagaatatctgtggggtgacggcagattcctcggacagtcacagagaatcgccgagggcattggatagaatttaagttgcaccgatggaagtgaagtgtgcgtttgtgaattagagatATAAGATAAGTTGAAGTATGGCCGAGATACGAAGAatgttttatgttatttaagattatgttttaagttgtaccgagggaagtgaagtgtgcgttagTGAACTATATGTAGAAGTGGAATACACGGaggggtttttagttaagccttaattgttttattgattattctagtatttttcgggaagtgctttgtatattgaatcatgttttaaaatgtgattgtttccggggtaaagatttaacttgtcattgtaaaggttgtgatacctttctgttttgtattgcttgtaataattttacatagtaattgtgatacctttctgttttgtattgcttgaaataattttaaattgtaattgtgatgatttatgtgtaactttaattgttatgtgtaactttattgaagattgaattgtgttgaaatgaaaaaattgatttgtagtgaaatgtgtaacgattgatttgttataattgtaattgttatgtaaattgtgaaatgattgatgtataagtgtattgaaatgtagttgtgatgatgattgtaattgtggtGATGattgtagttgtgatgatgattgtaattgtgatttaaattgtaattgtgacaattgaaagcatgtttagaagaatataggatgattttaaaagaatgtaagatgatacattgtatagagtggaaaatgaaatgtaaaagaatgtgagatgaaacattgttgaggatgatagaggaaatgttttaaaaaatgtaagatgatacattgtatagagtagaagatgaaatgtaaaagaatgtgagatgaaatgctgtaaaaatataaaagacgaagaatgtcatccgagggcgaatgacagtcagaaatgaccgaatgtagaattgatttttaaacgagccgagacagagtgtgtgtggtatgcctgggaaagaccggatgcgtgttgttatggtcacttgttggagaacgagcccgaagagatgtataataaatacatagttctgacttaatctgcgtttcacttggaatccttcacatccggatcctatatatatatatatatatatatatatatatatatatatatatatatatatatatatatatatatatatatatatatatatatatatatatatatatatatatatatatatatatatatatatatatatatatatatatatatatatatatatatatatatatatatatatatatatatatatatatatatatatatatatatatatatatatatatatatatatatatatatatatatatatatatatatatatatatatatatatatatatatatatatatatatatatatatatatatatatatatatatatatatatatatatatatatatatatatatatatatatatatatatatatatatatatatatatatatatatatatatatatatatatatatatatatatatatatatatatatatatatatatatatatatatatatatatatatatatatatatatatatatatatatatatatatatatatatatatatatatatatatatatatatatatatatatatatatatatatatatatatatatatatatatatatatatatatatatatatatatatatatatatatcatcatcatcatcatttacagccattcgccatccactgctggatgaaggcctctccaacacgcttccactcgtctctgttttgcgcaacactcatccatctcattccgcacattttcctaatttcgttcacccatcttccttgcggtcttccttttactcttttgccttctctcgggtaccattcaagcacttcttttgtccacctttcgtccatcctcctagctacgtgacccgcccattgccatttcaatctcttcactctatccactatgtccactacccttgtcatatttctcacccacgtgttccgcttcctgtctttcctcgttatgccaagcatacagcgttccatacttctttgagtgcattggattttattttgcatcttggcgttcagtgtccaagtttcacatccatacgtcatcactggcaaaacgcattgatcaaagatccttttcttcaggcagagtggcatttttgatttaaaaacagcattcatccgtccaaatgcactccaccccaatttcatacgtctctttatctcttcatttttactaccagacatgtcaattatttgacctaaatataaataattatttactacttctactggtttatcatctaaggggatgctatcaggcatgcaataactattgaacattagtttagtcttatctacgttaatttttaatcctacttttctactttccctgtccagctgtgttagtctgataagtaggtcagctgaatcacgagctactaaaactatatcgtctgcgaaccgaaggtgactcaaaaagcgaccattgatgcttactccggctgtatcccaatccaatttcctgaaaactccctcaagcaccgcattgaataacttgggcgagattgtatctccttgtcttactccttttcctatgctaaatctatctgtacctgaaaaaattttaactgaagctgtggcattcttatatattgtagctaacagtcccacatagggttccggcactccctgtgtttttagagcgttaagtactgcattatgactaactgtatcgaaggctttctcataatcgacgaaacctaggcacagtggccgttgatattcgttggcgcgctcgattagttcgccaactacttggaggtggtccattgtgctgaaatttgccctaaaccctgcctgctctataggttggttctcgtcgaggatattcttcagcctttctgtaataaccttcgtgaagagcttgtagaccgctgaaagtagactaatgggtcggtagttcttgatatcgcttttgtcgccttttttgtgtattaaaatgatagttgcgttattccatccttctggtatagcttggttctggatgcatttgctgaaaagcctagctaagatattaattaggggggggccgccacattttagtaagtcgatgggaatattatcttcccctggggttttaccattctttgcagtttttagcgcggcctctacttcgctaggcaatactgcaggaatcctttggccgtgtgtcgattccagagtggggaattggccgttgtcgttctcgtatagttttgcatagaacgtgtaaactctgtctatgatatatatatatatatatatatatatatatatatatatatatatatatatatatatatatatatatatatatatatatatatatatatatatatatatatatatatatatatatatatatatatatatatatatatatatatatatatatatatatatatatatatatatatatatatataaatatatatatatatatatatatatatatatatatatatatatatatatatatatatatatatatatatatatatatatatatatatatttatattatatatatatatatatatatatatatatatatatatatatatatattattatatatatatatatatatatatatatatatatatatatatatatatatatatatatatatatatatttcgtaggttatataatatatatatatatatatatatatatatatatatatatatatatatatatatatattacgtaggttatataatatatatatatatatatatatatatatatatatatatatatatatatattatataacctacgagtgaagtaaaaaaaaaaaaaatatatatatatatatatatatatttttttttttttttttttttttttacttcactcgtaggttatataatgaatgttaaaatgtttatattatttatttataatcagtaaaactaatacaaatattattttcagtttgGAAGCTCAACTTTCTACATGTAAACAAAGCGGAGAAGGCAATAAACCTCTATATAAACACAATCAACAGCTCGAAGAACTTCGAAACTTACAAGTGCTTCATTCTTCGATCATTtattgtacgtataatataaataaacacaatCACTGATGtattattgttaaattattagGATAAACTATCCGCCGAGAAGACGGCGTGGGCCACATGGCGCGAACAGGAATCGCGAGCACTTTGCGAAAAAGGAGAACAACTCGCTCGCTTGCAACGTACACTACAAGAGCAGCAATTCGACGTGGCACAACAAAGAGAGCGGCTCTACCGTAGATTGGAAGCCCTCTCTGCCAAAGGTCTACTTCCTGATCCGGGCGATAAAGGTAATAACACAACAtcaaaacaatacatatatgaaacgcTTTTAAATCATATTACTAATACTTTTTATACTAGCAGGCGGAATACAAGATGAACCGCTAGCATCGGGAAGCGTCGTTTCATCTCCACTGAGTGAATCATCACCAACAGATACGCACAAAAGAAAAGATTCCAAATGGAAAAGtatgttttaatattacatatatatgtatgtatgtaggatttgGTTTTGAACGTGCAGAATGTGTTTGGGAATTAGCTAATTGTATATGAGGCACTTGTCCTTTGGCAGACCTGACGTAAGGACGTGTAATAAACACTATTTGTCTAATCCGCGTACAATGTTGAGAATGCCTCGCATAcctatgttatttttattacatacatacattatatatatgcgGATGATTTAAAGCTCTATTTGAGTATTGTGATTCTGAACATTCTTGCGAGCTTTTAGAAGAGGATTTAAATGCTCTTCATGCTTTGTCGTTAATTAACCgtttgcctcttaatgtctccaaaTGTAAGGTAATGTGATACTCTAGATCTATCCTCGATCGTATCTTTCCTTATCTTGCTGGTAACTCTCTTTTGAACTGGATTGATTCTACTGTTGATTTTGGAGTTGATTTTCAGAGTGACCTAAGGTTCTCCAATCACATTGATTCTGTGTGTGTTGCTCTGCTTCAAGGATGCTAGGGTTCGTTTTTCGCAACTCCCGACATATCCATAATCCCATTATTTTGAGGCTGCCCTACAATGCTCTGGTGAGAAGTATCATGGAGTATGCCTCTATAATTTGGAGTCCTTCAGCCAAAACTCAATCCAACAAACTTGAACTTATCCGAAGACGCTTTCTCCGActtctttataaggagcaatatgggatttatttCCTTCAAGGTATGGTTGGCTATACTTCTCTAGAACACAGAAGGAATGTTGCTCTCGTCAAGTTTTTGTTTGCTTTATTTAGAGATTTTATCTCGAGTCAGTCTATTCTGGCGGAGAGTTTGATCTGGACCCACCATCGTCTGCTATTTCATATTCCTCTGGCAAGAACTGAGGCATTATCTCAATTCTCCGATTCCTCGTGGCCTCCATTTCTTAAACTCACTGGATGGTGACATTAACATTTATCACATCTCTCATTTGCTTCACCACTTCCTCGGTTACAGAGATCGCGACTGATTGGAACAGTTCAGTTAGTTTGATCACTTAAGAACttttatgtcatgtttatttatttttctctctttcttttcTTCTACTTAagtatttttacttgtattttcatGTACTTTATTCCATTCTTAAtatgtttagcacactcgtcgctttggagcaatcttttagacgagtgtgcatgattaattgatgtataataaaaataaaaatataatatgtgccatgacaggaattaccccaaggcgacacttatggttagattatttttatacatagatatatatgtaagtactaacaacttttcaaacataacattacatcggaaaattctaacaggagactgtcgatatatgttttaataaccacaagatctcgtaTTTGGCCGGAACTTGAACCCACAACCTCTCTACTGGtgtgcaatagctctaccattgcactatattgatttttgtctATTCAGGTCAATCTTCAAATGCGTCTAGTAAGCAGCAACTGCCTATAAATCTCATAAGCGCTCAGAATCAGCAGAAGATCGTCACGGCTCAGAATCTTCCTATAAAGCAACAGCTGCCGTTGAAATTGGCATCCAGAGGATCCGCATCAAATGTCGTCGCCGGTTTGAACAATATCGCCGGTGCTGCAAGCTCTCACACGAACATCAGTCATTCTGTGGTTCACGGAAACCAATTGTTGCCGTTGAGGCTGAGTCAAGGAGCTATTTCCACGGTACAGTCAGCGAACAACGATCGTAGATACAGTGGAAGCAATAATATGGTCGCTCAAGGATATCAGCGACTGGTCGATAATGATGTGCGTATATCTGACGACTTTTTTGTACAGCAGTGTTTCCCAAATCGTAAtcttcaaaggatttgaagatGGTATAGGACTGTCTTTATGTATTTGTGACGTCGTTGGTGATGTTTAATTTGGGAAGCATTATTGTACAGCATAGTAGAATCAAAGTGAAGGATTTCTGTCTAATGATAAATGTTTCAGGCTTCACCGGTGACTTCTCACAGCCGAACTGGCAGTTCACCAGCCATGATGGGATTCGGAGCAACTCTCCCGCCAACTTCGCTGCAGAACTCTAATAACAAAGCTACTCGGTATTTAAATCTTTTCATGCTAACTTTGTATTACCGTGGTagttctaagcccgctttaaaggtcacggaatttgacccttaaagccctcaacatgaggccaccacccccccgacgaatacagtccaagagaccctttcgtcggagaacgagacggttgttcatgaatatcacacaagaacaaccgcacatcactgttctaataaaaaaaccacactgtacaccGTGGTAGtataataattgtttattttaatgttttcagtACTAATACTTACCCGAAGTTGCCGGAACGCTTCCGCGTGAGGAGTCCCGACTCGCCCGTCAATCCTCAGACGTTTTCACCGACGAATAACGGTCAGTCGAAGGATCCGTCTCAGAGCAACAGCCAAAAGTCCGATCAAAAGATCGAAGACACCGGACAGTCCAATCAGAAAGAGGAGGAGATAATATTTTTCTGACGGTCGTCGTTTAAAGCTTTCTTTAGCGATTTTATCAAAACTAAAGTGTAAAGCGATACGTATGTGTTTGTATGATTGTAATTGTTTTACTTTGCGTACGTATCGCTGTACTAAATCTAATGtatgcattttatattattattattgtttgtttttaaccCATTTTtgcccgaattttttttttcccaaaatttataataatttcaacaaatCATAGTGTATATGatacataacatttttttttttcttttttttttcttgcatTCGTATTGGTTTTATACGAGTTTTTCGAGATGTTCCAAATTTGGAACACTGGGAATACAATGAGGTAGCGTTACAAAActaaattaagaaataaaatttatttcaacacAAGCAACCTTATAAAATAGTGTACATAGATAAGTCaagttatgtaaatataatatatatacatgaatTAACAAAAATGGAAGGTTTTAAAACATCCTTCACGCAAATTTACACCacatttttcacaaaattttgtGGCATGTTTTTTACAAAGTGCACATCCATTTTGTTTATCAGCTGGAATCGTCCAATGATCTAGGCGATCATATCGAATATTGACAGGCACCCTGCtagataattattttgaagattttggcCTTCCTCCCCCCTTTACGGGATTTCCGTTAATTTTTAAGTACAGTTGTACTATATTTCTTCTAAATTGCAAGTAAtctcactttttattttttggattttttctaTAAAGTTGCCAAGCATTATGAGCACCATTTTTTAGATTTGATGGATACTCGATAGTTATCTATATTTTCATCCATTCGATGTACTCCGACCATATGTATAGTtgttgtattttaatatgacaTTTGGTCGGTTGAttggtagttttttttttttcggaggATATCCATCTCTGAGCCTGTCCTATTGGTTCTACTGGATCGCAGGAGCTAACGGTGAGAACTACTCGGTTGTCATTCCAAGCTGTAATAGTTTTTGCCAGTTTTGGTGTCAATACAAAATTCATATGTCCCTCTTTccagttttttttatcaatttagtATTTGATATAGGGCATTTTTCTGTTCTATTAGTCATTATTGTTCCCATATAGCCGTACCCAACAATTCTTCAACAATTTCTTCCATCTCTGATGTTGTTAAAAATCTgggtgaaaaaaaattcaatgttgctattatccCAGTGTTCCAAATTAGGAACATGGAtaatattgtgaataaaaaagttacatatggaaaaattaaaaaaagtactacACATAACGAATCTAGAACAATAaaagattataataaatatggtcaatatgtaataaatgtattataaagaTGTGTAAACTTACCTGTCAGATGACATTTTCTGTTGAACGTATttgatgcaaataaaaaaacactGCTCACTCCCACAGGTTCCAACCTAAAAAAATACTACGCGAAACGATCCCCACACTTGCTAGCTGTAGACTGATacaatttaaacttttattgCGTCATGCATAATAGAGTGGgggtaaaaatacaaaatgttcCAATATTGGAACACTGGGCAAAAATGGGTTAATCCTTGTGTTGTGCAATGATTCCTCGCTTTTAAATCGCTCCTTTAatcgtacatttatttatttattggaattttttttatttcctttaaaATGAtctgtattgttattttttatt containing:
- the LOC143919519 gene encoding uncharacterized protein LOC143919519; this translates as MVAQGYQRLVDNDASPVTSHSRTGSSPAMMGFGATLPPTSLQNSNNKATRTNTYPKLPERFRVRSPDSPVNPQTFSPTNNGQSKDPSQSNSQKSDQKIEDTGQSNQKEEEIIFF